The Amblyomma americanum isolate KBUSLIRL-KWMA chromosome 3, ASM5285725v1, whole genome shotgun sequence genome window below encodes:
- the LOC144125572 gene encoding large ribosomal subunit protein mL63: MRLTEALFGVFKRRGFGGPRFHFVKHIPGKITIGKHRIVPEVTPKFKMDLWKKLAIEEKTMMYLSQPYLTTEEEKYVPKEFVRRGLRTYREVSKPKRRPLKSLFAADLLSHINVDRQWEE; this comes from the exons ATGAGGCTGACAGAAGCGTTATTTGGAGTGTTTAAAAGGCGAGGCTTCGGCGGGCCTCGATTTCATTTCGTGAAACATATTCCAGGGAAGATCACAATTGG AAAGCACAGAATTGTCCCAGAAGTCACACCAAAATTCAAGATGGACCTCTGGAAGAAGCTTGCCATTGAAGAGAAGACTATGATGTATCTTAGCCAGCCCTACCTAACTACA GAGGAAGAAAAGTACGTGCCGAAAGAATTTGTTAGGCGGGGGTTGCGCACGTACAGAGAGGTTTCAAAACCTAAACGGAGACCCTTGAAGAGCCTCTTTGCTGCGGATTTGTTGTCACACATAAATGTTGATAGACAGTGGGAAGAGTAG
- the LOC144125573 gene encoding cytochrome P450 307a1-like — MVTESFFAGALVVFAAALVFLQHFHRNRSVKKLPPGPLNLPVIGSSYVVGRYSNAWDAFSDLRRWYGDVYAINLGSRRCLIVSSVEALREVLVAKAADFADRPDSLRYHAIFKDNRNLSIALCDWSSKQRTRRELCYPVMHPKQGSAEQSRLSASIETELLHLIGEFSRHSGTAVKPRQALLVATANIFYTFFCSERFSPGDTKFLRIVDLYNEVFHQLFQGFAIDFMPWLKVVQGKQLQLLREKSMEIYRFTTAIMDRRERAMASSPGVDQPRDLTDVLLLSLKDPATEGKLDRVDVAVVIEDLIGGHSVIANLWVWCLYILSSYPEVQEKIREETRSLLSSEERRPSLSDRSRLCYTEATLYEVIRVVNSPIIPHVCTNDTTVQGFHVSRGTVVMFNTNDINYSSDLWQKPWNFNPERFLNEDGSSVLKPGYFFPFGTGKRSCMGDGLVRATLVLGMATLLTRFELSLAPNQEPADFAQFRSKVIFDRDPQIIFTEVSAERRP, encoded by the exons ATGGTCACGGAATCGTTTTTTGCAGGAGCTCTCGTCGTGTTTGCTGCTGCGCTAGTGTTCCTGCAGCACTTTCATCGCAACCGAAGTGTTAAAAAGTTGCCTCCTGGGCCCTTAAATTTGCCTGTTATTGGTTCCTCCTATGTCGTTGGAAG GTACTCAAACGCATGGGATGCATTCAGCGACCTGAGGCGTTGGTACGGCGACGTGTACGCCATCAATCTCGGTTCTAGGCGCTGCCTGATAGTCAGCTCTGTCGAAGCTCTTCGTGAAGTACTCGTCGCAAAGGCCGCGGACTTCGCCGACAGGCCGGATTCTTTGCGTTACCACGCAATATTCAAGGACAACCGAAATCTTT CAATAGCACTATGCGACTGGTCTTCGAAGCAAAGGACCAGACGGGAGCTTTGCTACCCAGTCATGCATCCAAAGCAAGGGTCTGCCGAGCAGTCACGACTGAGTGCTTCCATTGAAACCGAACTGCTTCACCTGATTGGCGAGTTCTCTCGCCACAGTGGCACCGCGGTCAAGCCACGGCAAGCCCTCCTGGTCGCCACCGCGAACATCTTTTACACGTTCTTCTGCTCCGAGCGTTTCAGTCCTGGCGACACGAAATTCCTACGCATAGTGGACCTCTACAATGAAGTATTTCATCAGCTTTTCCAGGGATTCGCCATCGACTTCATGCCATGGTTAAAG GTAGTGCAGGGCAAACAGCTTCAGCTGCTGAGGGAAAAGTCTATGGAAATCTATCGCTTCACCACGGCGATAATGGACAGAAGGGAGAGGGCCATGGCCAGCAGCCCAGGAGTGGATCAGCCGCGCGACCTTACGGACGTTCTGCTGCTCTCGCTCAAGGACCCGGCCACCGAGGGCAAACTGGACAGGGTCGACGTTGCCGTCGTAATCGAGGACCTCATTGGCGGCCACTCGGTCATCGCCAACCTCTGGGTCTGGTGCCTCTACATACTGAGCAGTTACCC GGAAGTGCAAGAGAAGATTAGGGAGGAAACGAGGTCGTTACTCTCCTCCGAGGAGCGAAGGCCCTCCCTTTCCGACCGAAGCCGTCTGTGCTACACGGAAGCCACGCTGTACGAGGTGATCAGGGTCGTCAACTCGCCCATCATCCCGCACGTCTGCACCAACGACACCACGGTCCAGG GATTCCACGTGTCGCGAGGAACCGTGGTGATGTTCAACACGAACGATATCAACTATTCGTCGGACCTATGGCAGAAACCTTGGAACTTCAACCCGGAAAG GTTCCTCAACGAAGACGGGTCGTCTGTGCTGAAGCCCGGGTACTTCTTTCCTTTCGGCACCGGCAAGCGCTCCTGCATGGGCGACGGCCTGGTGCGGGCCACGCTGGTGCTCGGCATGGCAACGCTGCTCACACGCTTCGAGCTCTCTCTGGCCCCCAACCAAGAACCGGCCGACTTCGCCCAATTCCGCAGCAAGGTCATCTTCGACCGCGACCCCCAAATCATCTTCACGGAGGTCTCTGCAGAGCGGCGCCCATAG
- the LOC144125570 gene encoding putative transcriptional regulatory protein Dgeo_2194 encodes MFAKAISRLPLNAFRISESPALQFTVLNTFRTVHSHALVSASVPVLTRRLQEPHEIISHVRESRRYAGHSHWQNIRHIKAAKDAHKASETTKHTRYIEAAVKAGGGSTDPRLNRALANAIESAKRTQVVTNANIEQAIRRGAGLDKPKNFKKLTYEIIMEHGVLLVLDVETGHTSKFGADLKAICKKHTCRIARGGVKEQFQQKGFVRVSSREDGGTLDPDAALEVGIEHGAEDVIEIDGETKMCEFLCDTNDYYSLSKALTSSGYVVVDCGVKYIPFVPVKVPEEHLDVVGRLCDELEEHSDIVAVHTNIA; translated from the coding sequence ATGTTTGCTAAAGCTATTTCTCGATTGCCCTTGAACGCTTTTCGAATTTCCGAGTCACCTGCTCTTCAATTCACGGTGTTAAACACTTTCAGGACTGTGCATTCTCATGCCCTTGTGAGTGCATCTGTGCCGGTACTCACTCGACGGCTACAGGAACCGCACGAAATCATCAGCCATGTTCGCGAAAGCCGACGTTATGCAGGGCACAGCCACTGGCAGAACATCCGTCATATCAAGGCGGCCAAGGATGCTCACAAGGCGTCGGAAACAACCAAGCACACACGCTACATCGAAGCGGCAGTGAAGGCCGGCGGCGGAAGCACAGACCCGAGGTTAAACCGTGCTCTAGCGAACGCGATCGAGAGCGCCAAGAGGACCCAGGTCGTAACCAACGCGAACATCGAGCAGGCAATTAGACGAGGAGCGGGGCTCGATAAGCCCAAGAATTTTAAAAAGCTCACGTACGAAATTATTATGGAGCACGGCGTGCTGTTAGTGCTGGACGTCGAGACTGGACACACAAGCAAGTTCGGTGCCGACCTGAAGGCGATCTGCAAGAAGCACACATGCAGGATAGCGCGAGGCGGTGTGAAGGAGCAGTTCCAGCAGAAAGGCTTTGTCCGAGTCTCCAGCCGAGAGGATGGCGGCACATTGGACCCCGATGCGGCTCTCGAGGTGGGAATCGAGCATGGTGCTGAGGATGTGATTGAGATCGATGGCGAGACGAAGATGTGCGAGTTCCTGTGCGATACGAATGACTACTACTCCCTGTCAAAGGCGCTTACTTCCAGCGGCTACGTTGTCGTCGACTGTGGCGTGAAGTACATACCTTTTGTGCCCGTCAAAGTTCCTGAGGAACACCTGGACGTGGTCGGCAGGCTTTGCGACGAACTCGAGGAACACTCCGACATCGTCGCGGTGCACACAAATATTGCTTAA